A genomic window from Leptolyngbya sp. BL0902 includes:
- a CDS encoding acetolactate synthase large subunit: MNTAELLVQCLENEGVEYIFGLPGEENLQLLQALRRSSIQFITTRHEQGAAFMADVYGRLTGKAGVCLSTLGPGATNLMTGVADATLDRAPLVAITGQVGTDRMHIESHQYLDLVAMFAPVTKWNAQIVRPSNTPEIVRKAFKLAQTEKPGAVHIDLPENIAEMDVEGLPLRKDSQEKTYASLQSIQQAAVAISQASNPMILVGNGAIRSRSSEALTEFATQLNIPVANTFMGKGVIPYTHPLALWTFGLQQRDFIACAMEAADLIIAVGYDLVEYSPKRWNPDGKLPILHINLTHAEVDSSYIPKVEVIGDISDSLHEILQRVKRQDHPEPAALKVRDEIRADYEQYADDYGFPVKPQKLIYDLRQVLGPDDIVISDVGAHKMWMARNYHCLRPNTCLISNGFAAMGIAIPGGLAAKLVHPNRKVVAVTGDGGFMMNCQELETALRIGTAFVTIIFNDGGYGLIEWKQMNYYGESAYIHFSNPDFVKLAESMGLKGYRVESTEDLIPTLKMALEDNVPAVIDCPVDYRENLLFSQKTKDLSCLI, encoded by the coding sequence ATGAATACTGCGGAATTGTTGGTTCAGTGTTTGGAAAATGAGGGTGTGGAGTACATTTTTGGCCTGCCGGGGGAGGAAAATCTCCAGCTTTTGCAAGCCCTGCGGCGGTCGTCGATTCAGTTCATTACCACCCGCCACGAGCAGGGGGCAGCGTTTATGGCCGATGTCTACGGACGGCTGACCGGGAAGGCGGGGGTGTGCCTGTCTACCCTGGGGCCTGGGGCGACGAACCTGATGACCGGGGTGGCCGATGCCACGCTGGATCGGGCTCCGCTGGTGGCGATTACGGGCCAGGTGGGTACTGACCGGATGCACATTGAGTCGCACCAGTACCTCGACCTCGTGGCGATGTTTGCCCCGGTGACGAAGTGGAACGCCCAAATTGTGCGGCCCAGCAACACGCCGGAGATCGTCCGCAAAGCTTTCAAACTGGCCCAGACCGAAAAGCCCGGTGCCGTCCACATTGACCTACCGGAAAACATCGCCGAAATGGATGTGGAAGGCTTGCCTCTGCGGAAGGACAGCCAAGAGAAAACCTACGCCTCCCTCCAGAGCATTCAGCAGGCGGCGGTGGCGATTTCCCAGGCCAGCAACCCGATGATTTTGGTGGGCAATGGGGCGATCCGGTCTCGCTCCAGCGAAGCCCTGACGGAGTTTGCCACCCAGCTCAATATTCCTGTGGCCAACACCTTCATGGGCAAGGGCGTGATTCCCTACACCCATCCCCTGGCCCTGTGGACCTTTGGTCTCCAACAGCGGGACTTTATCGCCTGCGCCATGGAAGCGGCGGACTTAATCATCGCCGTGGGCTACGACCTGGTGGAATATTCCCCCAAACGCTGGAACCCCGATGGCAAGCTGCCGATTCTGCACATCAACCTCACCCACGCCGAGGTAGACAGCAGCTACATCCCCAAGGTGGAGGTGATTGGCGATATTTCTGATTCTCTGCACGAAATTTTGCAGCGGGTGAAGCGGCAGGATCATCCTGAACCTGCGGCCCTCAAAGTCCGCGACGAAATCCGGGCCGATTACGAGCAGTACGCCGACGACTACGGCTTTCCGGTCAAGCCCCAAAAGCTGATCTACGACCTGCGCCAAGTCCTCGGCCCCGACGACATCGTGATCTCCGATGTGGGTGCCCACAAAATGTGGATGGCCCGCAACTACCACTGCCTGCGGCCCAACACCTGCCTGATTTCCAACGGGTTCGCGGCCATGGGCATCGCTATTCCCGGTGGGCTGGCGGCCAAGCTGGTGCATCCCAACCGCAAGGTGGTGGCGGTGACGGGGGACGGCGGTTTTATGATGAACTGCCAAGAACTGGAAACGGCCCTGCGGATTGGCACCGCCTTTGTCACCATCATCTTCAACGACGGCGGCTACGGCCTGATCGAGTGGAAGCAGATGAACTACTATGGCGAGTCAGCCTATATCCACTTCAGCAACCCTGATTTCGTCAAGCTGGCGGAAAGCATGGGGCTGAAGGGCTATCGGGTGGAATCCACCGAAGACCTGATTCCCACCCTGAAGATGGCCCTGGAAGACAATGTCCCCGCCGTGATCGACTGTCCGGTGGACTATCGGGAAAACCTGCTATTTAGCCAAAAAACTAAGGATCTGAGCTGTCTAATCTAA
- a CDS encoding pseudouridine synthase: MAMITHGTQSGLNQGWTYRDRITVAQAGVSVVAYYADRYRHSSREEWAQRLAAGQLYRNGQALQRDAVLAPGDHLEYHRPPWVEPSVPLDFDVIYEDADLLVIVKPAGLPVLPGGPFLTHTLLHQLRHRYPDETPYPVHRLGRGTSGLMLLARSPLARSVLSQQLRQDTATAEDPQAPHHIVKTYRALAEPGDLPNRFTLTTPIGPVDHPWLGQVYAASPDGRFALSHGQVIQRSPTANLVEVTIRTGRPHQIRIHLAAAGYPLLGDPLYGVGGHPKIRSVPDQRIPVPGDLGYWLQAHHLTLAHPRTQAPMAFTCPLPMPEPEAVVVRPLP, translated from the coding sequence ATGGCCATGATCACCCACGGCACCCAATCCGGCCTAAACCAAGGCTGGACATACCGAGACCGAATTACGGTGGCCCAGGCTGGGGTTTCCGTTGTGGCCTACTATGCCGACCGCTATCGCCATTCCAGCCGGGAGGAATGGGCACAACGGTTGGCGGCGGGGCAGCTTTACCGCAATGGGCAGGCTCTTCAACGGGATGCGGTACTGGCTCCTGGGGATCACCTGGAGTACCACCGCCCTCCCTGGGTGGAGCCCTCGGTGCCGCTGGATTTCGACGTAATCTACGAAGATGCCGACCTGCTGGTCATTGTAAAACCCGCCGGGTTGCCCGTGCTGCCCGGTGGGCCATTTCTCACCCATACCCTGCTGCATCAACTGCGCCACCGCTATCCCGATGAGACGCCCTACCCGGTTCATCGTTTGGGGCGGGGAACGTCTGGGCTGATGCTGCTGGCCCGGTCGCCCCTGGCTCGGTCGGTGCTAAGCCAACAACTACGGCAGGACACCGCCACTGCCGAGGATCCCCAAGCACCCCACCACATTGTCAAAACCTATCGTGCCCTAGCGGAACCCGGAGACTTGCCGAATCGCTTCACCCTGACCACCCCCATCGGCCCGGTGGATCATCCCTGGCTGGGCCAAGTCTATGCCGCTAGCCCCGATGGACGCTTTGCCCTCAGCCATGGCCAGGTGATTCAGCGATCTCCCACCGCCAACCTGGTTGAGGTCACAATCCGCACGGGACGCCCCCACCAAATCCGCATTCACCTAGCGGCGGCGGGCTATCCGCTCTTGGGCGATCCCCTCTACGGCGTAGGCGGACACCCAAAAATCCGTAGCGTTCCCGACCAGAGAATTCCCGTCCCTGGGGATTTGGGCTACTGGCTCCAGGCCCATCACCTCACCTTGGCCCATCCCCGCACCCAAGCTCCCATGGCGTTCACCTGTCCGCTGCCTATGCCGGAGCCGGAAGCCGTCGTTGTTAGGCCATTGCCCTAG
- a CDS encoding RNA-binding S4 domain-containing protein, translated as MSSFDHIKLDQFLKQMQVVASGGQAKVMVQGGEVQVNGEVEIRRGRKLVNGDRVEVAGEVFTVDLQGLL; from the coding sequence ATGTCTTCCTTTGACCACATCAAGCTCGATCAGTTCCTCAAGCAAATGCAGGTGGTAGCCAGTGGTGGCCAAGCCAAGGTCATGGTGCAGGGGGGAGAAGTCCAGGTCAACGGCGAGGTGGAGATCCGCCGGGGCCGTAAGTTGGTTAACGGCGACCGGGTGGAGGTGGCCGGGGAGGTTTTTACAGTAGATCTACAAGGGTTACTTTAG